ATTGTTAGAACGTCCAGGAGATGTTCTACCCATTATTTTCTGTTCTTGATGATTGGAAATTTGGGATTTGGGTTTTGTCTGGGATTTGGCGGTTGTGATTTAGGATTTTAGATTTTGAGTCTTTCCTTGAACGGCAGAAACGTCATAAAATCCGAATGGTGCACCACGTAAGCCTCGGTCGAGCGCTTGACCAGGTCGCCCTCGTGTGCATGCGTCGCTATGATGTGACAGACTTCTGCCGGTACGCCGCACTGTTCGGCCAGTGAAACTCCTGAAAAAGGATGCCGGAGATATTTTCCGTAGCTGCCCTGAACTGCAGCGCCATTTTTATCAAGGGTGTATTCCAGTAACTTTCCGACATCAGCAAGAATGGCACCTGCGATCAGCACATCCATGTTGACAGGGAGGTCATCTTTGTA
The nucleotide sequence above comes from Bacteroidales bacterium. Encoded proteins:
- a CDS encoding HDIG domain-containing protein, whose amino-acid sequence is MNIYDLWPELNWIQDKELRDKTARTWELALEKSVLTPEDLNRIPFTLLCGPDLKVTFMDHKRSVVHIARTAGEKMNEFYKDDLPVNMDVLIAGAILADVGKLLEYTLDKNGAAVQGSYGKYLRHPFSGVSLAEQCGVPAEVCHIIATHAHEGDLVKRSTEAYVVHHSDFMTFLPFKERLKI